Part of the Streptomyces sp. NBC_01460 genome, TGGCGAACCCCTGATGCACCCTCAGATCGACGAGATCGTACGTCAGCTGGTGGCGAGGAAGAAGTACGTCTTCCTCTGCACCAACGCGATGCTGATGCGCAAGAAGCTCGAAAAGTTCACGCCCTCCCCCTACTTCGCCTTCGCGGTGCACATCGACGGGCTCCGTGAGCGGCACGACGAGTCGGTCGCCAAGGAAGGGGTCTTCGACGAAGCGGTCGAGGCGATGAAGGAGGCCAAGAAACGCGGCTTCCGGGTCACGACCAACTCCACCTTCTTCAACACGGACACCCCCCAGACCGTCATCGAGGTGCTGAACTTCCTCAATGACGAGATGAAGGTCGACGAGATGATGATCTCGCCCGCCTACGCCTACGAGAAGGCACCCGACCAGGAGCACTTCCTGGGTGTGGAGCAGACCCGCGAGCTCTTCAAGAAGTCCTTCGCGGGCGGCAACCGCAGCCGTTGGAGGCTCAACCACTCCCCGCTCTTCCTGGACTTCCTGGAGGGGAAGGCGGACTTCCCCTGCACGGCCTGGGCGATCCCCAACTACTCGCTCTTCGGCTGGCAGCGGCCCTGCTACCTGATGAGCGACGGGTACGTCCCGACCTACCGGGAACTCATCGAGGACACCGACTGGGACAAGTACGGCCGGGGCAAGGACCCGCGCTGCGCCAACTGCATGGCGCACTGCGGATACGAGCCCACCGCGGTGCTGGCCACCATGGGATCGCTGAAGGAATCCCTGAGAGCGGCACGGGAGACGATCGGCGGGAACCGGTGACGTGATGACCGCGGGAGAGCCGGTCACGCCGGGTCTCCCCGCGCTCCCGGCCCGGCCGCTCACGGTACGCCGCCCCTCGCGGCGCGTCCGGGCCGGGTCGGTGGCCGTCGGCGGGGAGATCCCGGCGCCGGCGCGGTCGATGACGACGACGCGAGCGTGAGCCGACAACAGACCAGGGAGAGGGGCCCGGGCGTGACGACGCTGGAATCCATCAAGGGGCCGCAGGACCTCAAGGCGCTGAGCAGGCCGGAGATCGCTGAACTCGCGCAGGAGATCAGGGAGTTCCTCATCCGGGCCGTGACGAGGACGGGCGGTCACCTCGGCCCCAACCTCGGAGTGGTCGAGCTCACCATCGCCCTGCACCGGGTCTTCGACTCACCGGTGGACCGCATCCTGTGGGACACCGGCCACCAGAGCTACGTGCACAAACTGCTGACGGGGCGTCAGGACTTCTCCAGGCTGCGCGGCAAGGGCGGCCTCTCCGGTTACCCCTCGCGCGAGGAGTCCGAGCACGACGTCATCGAGAGCTCCCACGCCTCGGCCGTCCTCGGCTGGGCGGACGGCCTCGCCAAGGCCGACGAGGTGCTGGGCCGCCCGCACCACGTGGTGGCGGTCATCGGCGACGGGGCCCTCACCGGCGGGATGGCCTGGGAGGCGCTCAACAACATCGCGGCGGC contains:
- the hpnH gene encoding adenosyl-hopene transferase HpnH encodes the protein MAMPLRQSIKVATYLFEQKLRKREKFPLIVELEPLFACNLACEGCGKIQHPAGVLKQRMPVAQAVGAVLESGAPMVSIAGGEPLMHPQIDEIVRQLVARKKYVFLCTNAMLMRKKLEKFTPSPYFAFAVHIDGLRERHDESVAKEGVFDEAVEAMKEAKKRGFRVTTNSTFFNTDTPQTVIEVLNFLNDEMKVDEMMISPAYAYEKAPDQEHFLGVEQTRELFKKSFAGGNRSRWRLNHSPLFLDFLEGKADFPCTAWAIPNYSLFGWQRPCYLMSDGYVPTYRELIEDTDWDKYGRGKDPRCANCMAHCGYEPTAVLATMGSLKESLRAARETIGGNR